Proteins from one Arsenophonus apicola genomic window:
- a CDS encoding glycosyltransferase encodes MYFNSKEIILTSYEFSSAAAKNCQYHIAYGADMNFSLGTAISICSVLHFNKNYTFHFYIFTDMISECELKKYDQLTKSYNTKITIFLIDTLQLKKLPTNKLWSNAIYFRFIIANYFHNKTNKILYLDSDIICSGDISELFDINLNQHIIAAVADRDQYLWKKRAEMLATPEIANGYFNSGVMLIDTDKWHKNKITEKTINILLDDKTKAKFIFYDQDALNISLVNQVLFLDKKFNTQFSINYELKNKTLFPVIDNVKFIHYIGPTKPWNNWSEYPSTHLFITIKENSPWKTTPLMAASTSNQYRYAAKHMFNKKKYFKWLLNYLYYFINKAYKKK; translated from the coding sequence ATGTATTTCAATAGTAAGGAGATCATACTAACAAGCTATGAATTCTCATCTGCTGCGGCAAAAAATTGCCAATATCATATTGCTTACGGCGCAGATATGAATTTCTCCCTTGGCACAGCGATTTCAATCTGTTCGGTGCTACATTTTAATAAAAATTATACCTTTCACTTCTATATCTTCACTGATATGATTTCTGAATGCGAACTAAAAAAATATGATCAACTAACAAAATCTTATAATACAAAAATAACAATATTTCTCATTGATACGCTACAGTTAAAAAAATTACCAACAAATAAATTATGGTCTAATGCAATCTATTTTCGCTTTATCATTGCAAATTATTTTCATAATAAAACCAATAAAATATTATATTTAGATTCAGACATTATTTGTTCGGGTGATATATCAGAATTATTCGACATCAATTTAAACCAGCATATTATTGCTGCTGTCGCTGATCGCGACCAATACCTGTGGAAAAAACGGGCTGAAATGTTAGCAACACCAGAAATAGCTAATGGTTACTTTAACTCAGGTGTTATGCTAATTGATACTGATAAATGGCACAAAAATAAGATAACTGAGAAAACAATAAATATATTACTTGATGACAAGACAAAAGCAAAGTTTATATTTTATGATCAAGATGCATTGAATATATCGCTGGTAAATCAAGTTTTATTTTTAGATAAAAAATTTAATACCCAATTTAGTATTAATTACGAGTTAAAAAATAAAACATTATTTCCTGTAATTGATAATGTAAAATTCATTCATTATATTGGCCCGACAAAACCATGGAATAATTGGTCAGAATACCCAAGTACCCATCTCTTTATCACAATAAAAGAAAATTCTCCTTGGAAAACTACCCCGCTCATGGCAGCATCAACATCTAACCAATATAGATATGCTGCGAAGCATATGTTTAATAAGAAAAAATACTTTAAATGGCTATTAAATTATCTCTATTATTTTATTAATAAAGCCTATAAAAAAAAATAG
- a CDS encoding DASS family sodium-coupled anion symporter — protein MDKLTPFKPLPTIIAITITLIIWFIIPAPDGVDVNAWQLFALFIGTITAIIGKALPIGAISIIAIALIAITGVTNPNNPTAAINDALSGFSNQLIWLIGISIMISVSLNKTGLGARIGYYFISLFGKKTLGIAYSLAIAETILAPVTPSNTARGGGIIHPIMRSISNSFGSNPESSSSQKIGRYLSLVNFNINPITSAMFITATAPNPLIVSLIMENTTPPFEINWGMWAIAAFIPGIISLFIMPLIIYWIYPPEIKVTPDAPNFAKQKLHKLGPISTAEKITLAVFAMLLLMWAGVPALIFGSAFTINPTAAAFIGLSVLLCTGVLAWDDILKTKGAWDTITWFAALVMMASFLSKLGLTNWFSQTVGDAIDHMGIGWIGGMLLLVLIYVYSHYFFASTTAHIMAMFAAFFTAGLALGAPPILLALILAFSSSLMMSLTHYATGTAPIIFGSGYTTLAEWWKIGFILSVVNLLIWFVIGSLWWKLLGYW, from the coding sequence ATGGATAAATTGACCCCATTCAAACCTTTACCAACCATAATTGCTATTACAATCACTCTGATCATCTGGTTTATTATTCCCGCTCCTGACGGTGTAGATGTTAATGCTTGGCAATTATTTGCGCTTTTTATTGGAACTATAACCGCTATTATTGGTAAAGCTTTACCTATAGGTGCAATCTCCATTATCGCTATTGCTTTAATTGCTATTACTGGAGTAACGAATCCCAATAATCCGACGGCAGCAATTAATGACGCATTGAGTGGTTTTTCAAATCAACTTATTTGGTTGATAGGTATTTCAATAATGATCTCTGTTAGTCTAAATAAGACAGGATTAGGTGCTCGTATTGGTTATTATTTTATTTCTTTATTTGGCAAAAAGACCTTGGGTATTGCTTATTCATTAGCGATCGCAGAGACAATATTAGCGCCAGTTACACCAAGTAATACTGCGCGTGGTGGTGGAATTATTCATCCTATTATGCGCTCAATTTCAAATAGTTTTGGCTCTAATCCCGAATCAAGTAGTTCACAAAAAATTGGCCGCTATCTTTCATTGGTTAATTTTAATATCAATCCAATTACATCAGCGATGTTTATTACGGCAACTGCACCTAATCCATTGATTGTCAGTTTGATTATGGAAAATACCACCCCTCCATTTGAGATCAATTGGGGAATGTGGGCAATAGCCGCTTTTATACCAGGCATAATTTCGTTATTCATTATGCCATTAATTATTTATTGGATTTATCCACCTGAAATCAAAGTAACACCAGATGCGCCAAATTTTGCTAAGCAAAAATTACATAAGCTTGGGCCTATTTCGACTGCAGAAAAAATTACTTTAGCGGTATTTGCCATGCTATTGTTGATGTGGGCTGGCGTGCCTGCGCTTATTTTTGGTAGCGCATTTACTATTAATCCTACGGCTGCGGCATTCATTGGTCTTTCCGTTTTACTGTGTACAGGCGTATTAGCTTGGGATGATATTTTGAAAACCAAGGGAGCCTGGGACACAATTACTTGGTTTGCGGCATTGGTTATGATGGCATCTTTTCTAAGTAAGCTTGGACTGACTAACTGGTTTTCTCAAACAGTTGGTGATGCTATTGATCATATGGGCATCGGCTGGATTGGCGGCATGCTGTTACTTGTTTTAATATACGTCTATTCTCATTACTTTTTTGCCAGCACTACCGCCCATATTATGGCAATGTTTGCGGCATTTTTCACTGCTGGATTAGCATTGGGCGCTCCACCTATTTTGCTCGCATTGATCTTGGCTTTCTCTTCATCATTAATGATGTCGTTAACACATTATGCCACAGGTACCGCGCCGATTATTTTTGGTTCGGGTTATACAACTTTAGCTGAATGGTGGAAAATTGGTTTTATATTAAGTGTGGTCAATCTTCTTATTTGGTTTGTCATCGGTAGTTTATGGTGGAAGTTACTAGGTTATTGGTAA
- the gndA gene encoding NADP-dependent phosphogluconate dehydrogenase produces MSKQQIGVVGMAVMGRNLALNIESRGYSVSIFNRSKEKTDEVVKENPGRKLIPCHTIKEFVDSLEKPRRILLMVKAGEATDKTIASLTPYLDKGDILIDGGNTYFQDTIRRNQELSAQGFNFIGTGVSGGEEGALKGPSIMPGGQKQAYDLVAPILQQIAAKADGEPCVSYIGADGAGHYVKMVHNGIEYGDMQLIAEVYSILKNALKLNNEELADIFTEWNKGELSSYLIEITADIFRKKEDKTGNYLIDVILDEAANKGTGKWTSQSALDLGVPVTLITESVFARYLSFLKVQRVAAAKILTGPVVNSFKGDKQEFIEKVRRALYLGKIVSYAQGFQQLKAASDEYKWQLNYGEIARIFRAGCIIRAQFLQKITDAYSQNPSLANLMLAPYFKNITDEYQQSLRDIVCFGIQNGIPLPTLTAAISYYDSYRSAVLPANLIQAQRDYFGAHTYKRIDKEGIFHTEWLEKKE; encoded by the coding sequence ATGTCAAAACAACAAATTGGTGTAGTTGGTATGGCTGTTATGGGGCGTAATTTGGCGCTCAATATTGAAAGCCGGGGTTATTCGGTTTCGATTTTTAATCGTTCTAAAGAAAAAACCGATGAAGTGGTTAAAGAAAATCCAGGTAGAAAATTAATCCCCTGTCATACGATTAAGGAATTTGTTGATTCATTAGAAAAACCACGTCGTATTTTATTAATGGTAAAAGCGGGTGAGGCGACAGATAAAACTATAGCTTCATTAACACCATATCTGGATAAAGGTGATATCCTAATCGACGGTGGTAATACTTATTTTCAGGATACTATTCGACGTAATCAAGAACTTTCAGCGCAAGGGTTTAATTTTATTGGCACCGGCGTCTCTGGCGGTGAAGAAGGCGCATTAAAGGGGCCTTCTATCATGCCTGGTGGGCAGAAACAAGCTTATGACTTAGTGGCACCTATCTTACAGCAAATTGCTGCCAAGGCCGATGGAGAGCCTTGTGTAAGCTATATTGGTGCTGATGGGGCAGGTCATTATGTAAAAATGGTACATAATGGCATCGAGTATGGTGATATGCAGCTTATTGCTGAAGTTTATTCAATTCTCAAAAACGCATTAAAGTTAAATAATGAAGAATTAGCCGATATTTTTACTGAATGGAATAAAGGTGAATTAAGCAGTTATCTAATCGAAATTACGGCGGATATTTTTCGTAAGAAAGAAGATAAAACTGGTAATTATTTGATTGATGTTATATTGGATGAGGCTGCAAATAAAGGAACCGGAAAATGGACCAGTCAAAGTGCATTAGACTTGGGAGTACCGGTCACGCTTATTACTGAATCGGTATTTGCACGTTATCTTTCTTTTTTGAAAGTGCAGCGGGTGGCAGCGGCAAAAATTCTGACTGGGCCGGTTGTTAATTCATTTAAAGGTGATAAGCAGGAATTTATTGAAAAGGTTCGCCGTGCACTTTATTTAGGTAAAATTGTGTCTTATGCACAAGGTTTCCAGCAATTAAAGGCCGCATCGGATGAATATAAATGGCAGCTAAATTATGGTGAAATTGCTAGGATTTTTCGCGCAGGCTGTATTATTCGGGCGCAATTTTTGCAAAAAATTACCGATGCGTATAGCCAAAACCCGTCTTTAGCAAACTTAATGTTAGCGCCTTATTTTAAAAACATTACTGATGAATATCAGCAATCATTACGCGATATTGTCTGTTTTGGTATACAAAATGGTATTCCGTTACCTACACTTACGGCAGCAATTTCTTATTATGATAGCTATCGTTCTGCAGTTTTACCGGCAAATTTAATTCAGGCACAACGTGATTATTTTGGCGCTCATACTTATAAAAGAATTGATAAAGAAGGTATCTTTCATACTGAATGGTTAGAGAAAAAAGAGTAG
- a CDS encoding aldo/keto reductase → MQLRRLGSTGFVIPPLVFGGNVFGWTINEKESFTILDALYDNCLIAIDTADVYSRWAAGNQGGESETIIGNWLTKHSIARDKLIIFTKVDADLGSPGKRGLSARWIINAVEDSLRRLQTDYIDLYFCHWPDINTPHEETLNAYLKLLITGKIRAIGASNLDAEQLKTALEVADNQCLPRYQVLQPEYNIYDRAAFDDKLKELCIKENIGVVTYYSLASGFLTGKYRRQSDLNNSPRKNDIDKYLNQRGEKILKALQVVADDHQATLAEVALAWLMAFNGITAPIASATTIAQVESFVKAIHLTLTKAQFEYIDSESKLN, encoded by the coding sequence ATGCAATTGCGTAGGTTAGGTTCAACAGGATTTGTTATTCCACCCCTTGTTTTTGGTGGTAATGTTTTTGGCTGGACTATCAATGAAAAAGAGAGTTTCACCATCTTAGATGCTCTCTATGATAATTGTTTAATTGCCATTGATACGGCAGATGTTTATTCACGTTGGGCAGCCGGTAATCAAGGTGGAGAATCGGAAACCATCATTGGTAATTGGCTGACTAAACATTCCATTGCCAGAGATAAATTAATTATTTTTACCAAAGTGGACGCAGATTTAGGTTCACCCGGTAAGCGAGGTCTGTCTGCTCGCTGGATTATCAACGCGGTTGAGGACTCATTGCGGCGTTTGCAAACAGATTACATTGATCTCTATTTTTGCCATTGGCCGGACATAAATACCCCTCATGAAGAGACGTTAAATGCTTATCTGAAGCTTTTAATAACGGGTAAAATTCGTGCTATAGGCGCTTCAAATTTGGATGCAGAACAATTAAAAACGGCGTTAGAAGTGGCGGATAATCAGTGTTTACCGCGTTATCAAGTATTACAACCGGAATATAATATTTATGATCGTGCCGCTTTTGATGATAAGTTGAAGGAACTCTGTATCAAAGAAAATATTGGTGTTGTCACTTATTATAGTTTGGCATCTGGTTTTTTAACTGGGAAATATCGTCGTCAAAGTGATTTAAATAATAGTCCTAGGAAAAATGATATCGATAAATACCTTAATCAAAGAGGCGAAAAAATTCTCAAGGCATTGCAGGTAGTTGCTGATGATCATCAAGCTACATTAGCGGAAGTTGCGCTTGCCTGGTTAATGGCTTTTAATGGGATCACCGCACCAATTGCTAGTGCAACTACCATTGCTCAAGTTGAAAGTTTTGTGAAAGCCATTCATTTAACATTGACCAAAGCGCAATTTGAATATATAGATTCAGAAAGTAAATTAAATTGA